The Leptospira bouyouniensis genome has a segment encoding these proteins:
- a CDS encoding MFS transporter — MGFPYTLVTLVFLSMLPVTMIVPVVKDIVKDRLLGSNWEVAYFTSIPMLGSFLFAPVAGIISDRFKNRKYFISFFCFLDAGLFYLLTIVRDMDLFLFIRFLEGAAHIFIIGLLLSSAADQENDPKNKRYYGKGILMGITGMFLSLGGAFGMPLGILGRSNPLLPFYVGSCILIFVGLMSFLMLKDKGIHKVKDFKLSDLKLAIFENPFLFVPFLFNFIDRFTVGFIISSFNIHLRETLAFHPGMLGVFLGLVLFPMSLLSYPSALLSRKTGVLPLVLIGSTIYGIFLGLSGTTNNYWYLFVFLLICGIGAGVMFVPSMMLASKMSKPGLTATTMSAFTGVGSLGFMLGPIVSVQMQSVFNSFLPQEYSFSALSFFFGFLEIGLVFMTIPFFKKILSKINRIDEEREKITLANPDPIL, encoded by the coding sequence TTGGGATTCCCGTATACACTAGTAACTTTAGTATTTTTATCGATGTTGCCGGTCACAATGATAGTGCCGGTAGTTAAGGACATCGTAAAGGATCGATTGCTCGGATCAAACTGGGAAGTAGCTTATTTTACAAGTATTCCCATGTTAGGATCTTTTTTATTCGCTCCTGTTGCGGGAATCATATCTGATCGTTTTAAAAACAGAAAATACTTCATCAGTTTTTTCTGTTTTTTGGACGCTGGACTTTTTTATCTCTTAACAATCGTTAGGGATATGGATTTATTTTTATTCATTCGTTTTTTAGAAGGTGCCGCTCATATTTTTATCATCGGTTTACTTTTAAGTTCTGCGGCCGACCAAGAAAATGATCCAAAAAACAAACGATATTATGGTAAAGGGATTCTTATGGGGATCACCGGGATGTTTTTATCACTTGGTGGTGCTTTTGGTATGCCACTCGGAATCCTTGGAAGGAGTAATCCATTATTACCTTTTTATGTTGGATCATGTATTCTAATCTTTGTTGGTCTCATGAGTTTTCTCATGTTAAAAGACAAGGGAATTCACAAGGTGAAAGATTTTAAATTGAGTGATTTAAAATTAGCAATTTTTGAAAATCCATTTCTATTTGTGCCATTTCTATTTAATTTTATCGATCGTTTTACTGTTGGTTTTATTATTTCATCCTTTAACATTCACTTAAGAGAAACCTTAGCATTCCATCCTGGAATGCTCGGAGTTTTTTTAGGCCTTGTTCTCTTTCCGATGAGTTTGTTATCGTACCCATCAGCCTTACTATCTCGCAAAACAGGCGTTCTTCCTTTAGTCCTTATTGGATCCACAATTTATGGAATCTTTTTGGGATTATCAGGCACAACGAATAACTATTGGTATTTATTTGTATTTTTGCTGATTTGTGGTATTGGTGCAGGAGTGATGTTTGTTCCATCCATGATGCTTGCAAGCAAGATGTCAAAACCTGGACTCACGGCTACCACTATGTCCGCATTTACGGGAGTGGGATCGCTTGGGTTTATGTTAGGTCCCATAGTTTCTGTGCAAATGCAGTCGGTTTTTAATTCCTTCTTACCCCAAGAATACAGTTTTTCTGCCCTTTCCTTCTTTTTTGGATTTTTAGAGATTGGACTTGTTTTTATGACAATTCCATTTTTTAAAAAGATTTTGAGTAAAATCAACCGAATCGATGAAGAAAGAGAAAAGATTACACTTGCCAATCCAGATCCAATCCTGTAG
- a CDS encoding LIC13410 family lipoprotein, translating into MFKRLLILSTLASVLFLVSCSSGNKVQAGSTKVHPHTALRKLEIDMIKVGDGLVKTEAVLGKPTEKTIDPSGTVMTWYFAEDRDVPEQYYTLKEKPDVVEKFLKLTFDPKNKITAKDFKL; encoded by the coding sequence ATGTTCAAAAGATTATTAATTCTTAGCACACTCGCTTCGGTTCTATTCCTTGTGTCTTGTTCTTCTGGGAACAAAGTACAAGCAGGTAGCACAAAGGTTCACCCACACACAGCACTCCGCAAACTTGAAATTGATATGATCAAGGTAGGAGATGGTTTGGTAAAAACAGAAGCGGTACTTGGCAAACCTACTGAAAAAACAATCGATCCAAGTGGAACCGTCATGACATGGTATTTTGCTGAAGATCGCGATGTTCCCGAGCAGTATTACACTCTCAAAGAAAAACCAGATGTTGTTGAAAAGTTTCTAAAACTTACGTTTGACCCAAAAAACAAAATCACCGCAAAAGATTTTAAACTATAA
- a CDS encoding LIC13411 family adhesin, with protein sequence MRSIGLILCLLFFLNCATYWKNRKNDLKDIVTVGAETPMYGAAVKVGPLPIGFVFQGGESAMGKRDLGRGVGIRGGEIGGYHSQQLVFGILGGESFHSGSPVLDAKGNWLVDKKGIPLTNDERANLKSYKMRYYSYFYDPVKERKARKKEYFRRELTKDIVASTGQKEFLIYLPKEDLKPFGYPPGYSWNVEVVGGVYGGARVGFNIAEAFDFLLGFTTIDLLDDDVEGKEKPSFPGFPFPAPTDLETESDSETDVTP encoded by the coding sequence ATGCGCTCTATCGGTCTTATCCTTTGCCTTTTATTTTTTTTGAATTGTGCCACCTATTGGAAAAATCGTAAAAATGATTTGAAAGATATCGTAACTGTGGGAGCAGAAACCCCCATGTATGGAGCGGCTGTTAAAGTAGGACCACTTCCTATTGGATTTGTTTTCCAAGGTGGAGAATCGGCCATGGGGAAACGTGATTTGGGTCGTGGAGTTGGAATCCGAGGTGGTGAGATTGGTGGGTATCATTCGCAACAACTCGTCTTTGGTATCTTAGGTGGTGAGAGTTTTCATTCAGGTTCTCCTGTCCTCGATGCGAAAGGCAATTGGCTTGTGGACAAAAAAGGAATTCCTCTCACAAACGATGAACGGGCTAACCTTAAAAGTTATAAAATGAGATATTATTCTTATTTTTATGATCCCGTAAAAGAAAGAAAAGCTCGCAAAAAAGAATATTTTCGCAGGGAGCTCACAAAAGACATCGTTGCAAGCACGGGCCAAAAAGAATTCTTAATTTATCTACCCAAAGAAGATTTAAAACCATTTGGTTACCCACCAGGATATTCTTGGAATGTTGAAGTTGTGGGAGGAGTCTACGGTGGAGCGAGAGTTGGATTTAATATTGCAGAAGCCTTTGACTTTTTGTTAGGTTTTACCACCATCGATTTGTTAGATGATGATGTAGAAGGAAAGGAAAAACCAAGTTTCCCTGGTTTTCCATTCCCTGCGCCTACTGATCTCGAAACTGAATCAGATTCCGAGACAGATGTTACGCCGTGA
- a CDS encoding helix-turn-helix transcriptional regulator — protein MASFEDFPMIEVKKMNETEVRLFSLLFNLLREPKGISFQKFRNIMPRFYKNEDIESDRKKLYRDLNQLKSLGFNIKVAQYGYQSEDFFPYYIQRESIDRSLKFTKEELEHLSKTLFSSELTKELISLSQKLFSFHLDLIPDLSKRSVNLETEENTIDTTNTEKILQAIKDKRAITIVYGYEEKERTIEPYRLIRKNTTDFYVLAYDRNKKSLRRFILPKIAVKKETKEEFFSNLKISDDDLNFHPLSLKTHPEIEISFQIHPEYDDRWKSFLEGAKFEKTGYEYKVYTTNQNALFQFFVILPEALVESIPTWKESFVRYVKEWENCYQLI, from the coding sequence ATGGCTTCTTTTGAAGATTTTCCCATGATCGAAGTGAAAAAAATGAACGAAACGGAAGTTCGACTCTTCAGTTTATTGTTTAATCTTTTGAGAGAACCTAAAGGAATTAGTTTCCAAAAATTCAGAAACATCATGCCGAGGTTTTACAAAAACGAAGACATTGAATCTGATAGAAAAAAACTCTACCGCGATTTGAACCAATTAAAAAGCCTTGGGTTCAACATTAAAGTAGCTCAATATGGATACCAATCCGAAGATTTTTTTCCTTATTATATCCAAAGAGAATCTATCGATCGTTCACTAAAATTTACAAAAGAAGAATTGGAACATTTATCCAAAACTCTTTTTTCTTCTGAATTAACGAAAGAACTAATAAGTCTGTCTCAAAAACTATTCTCATTTCATTTGGATTTAATTCCAGATTTATCAAAACGTTCTGTAAATCTTGAAACTGAAGAAAACACAATCGACACAACCAATACGGAAAAAATTTTACAAGCCATTAAAGACAAACGCGCCATCACTATTGTTTATGGTTACGAAGAAAAAGAAAGGACCATCGAACCATACCGATTGATTCGAAAAAATACCACTGATTTTTATGTGTTAGCTTACGATCGAAATAAAAAATCATTACGTAGGTTCATCCTTCCCAAAATCGCTGTAAAAAAAGAAACCAAAGAAGAATTTTTTTCGAATTTAAAAATTTCAGATGATGATTTAAATTTTCATCCACTTTCTTTAAAGACCCATCCTGAAATTGAAATTTCTTTCCAAATCCACCCTGAATATGATGATCGTTGGAAATCTTTTTTAGAAGGTGCAAAATTTGAAAAAACAGGTTATGAATACAAAGTGTATACAACCAATCAAAATGCATTGTTTCAATTTTTTGTCATCCTACCTGAAGCTCTGGTGGAAAGTATTCCAACATGGAAAGAATCATTTGTCCGTTATGTAAAAGAATGGGAAAATTGTTACCAACTCATTTGA
- a CDS encoding DUF2779 domain-containing protein yields the protein MTPITKSLYLQFLRCQNAFHLIRDGVVQKPSTASFGGYLEWGDFLTLCKSQFPNTPTVEKSQNRDESFEESASYLNQNISHFGAQLRYQNFVCSVELLEYEKERDGWILWDFRPIGSIKQDILRSFFFYKKIAEGMGLRVIGFKLIRIQTKFVYTGGPILPEEYLLIEDITSRMESEFGTREEEWNSFLENEKETKDKPVPFSFLDRKPSCRSLKSCLSPSHCAPGRENAKEIFEYRDSSELAKQWFASGYNSYESVPDTELTPIQKIQKEAHLTGRVHFDNLKLSEYLANVTKSVAFLDFESINPYLPIYPETKPFQHIPYLYSLHIWNRETDTLTHKTYLHEDVASDPRKHVLFHLQNDLPRDITIFSFNDFFEKLIIQETTNVFPEYLEFWDSVKSMFIDLALPFKKLWIYHPGQNGKASLKEILPCFSNESHIGLTIREGQDANYQYLRLIKKQVTAEEKKRVLEDLIAYCKLDSYGLYLIYRMLQEKLSVI from the coding sequence TTGACCCCAATCACCAAATCCTTATACTTACAATTTCTAAGATGCCAAAATGCATTCCATTTGATAAGAGATGGAGTCGTACAAAAACCTTCCACAGCATCCTTCGGCGGGTATTTGGAATGGGGTGATTTCCTTACTTTATGTAAGAGCCAATTCCCGAATACACCTACAGTTGAAAAATCACAAAACAGAGATGAAAGTTTTGAAGAATCGGCTTCTTATCTAAATCAAAACATTTCCCACTTTGGTGCTCAACTTCGTTACCAAAACTTTGTTTGTAGTGTAGAACTTTTAGAGTATGAGAAAGAACGAGATGGATGGATCCTTTGGGATTTTCGGCCCATTGGTTCGATCAAACAAGATATACTTCGATCTTTTTTCTTTTACAAAAAAATAGCCGAGGGCATGGGCCTTCGTGTGATTGGATTCAAACTCATTCGGATCCAGACAAAATTTGTCTACACGGGTGGTCCCATCCTTCCCGAAGAATACCTGCTAATCGAGGATATCACATCTCGGATGGAATCAGAATTTGGCACGAGAGAAGAAGAATGGAATTCATTTTTAGAAAATGAGAAAGAGACAAAAGACAAACCTGTTCCTTTTTCCTTTTTGGATCGGAAACCAAGTTGTCGTTCCCTAAAGTCTTGTTTGTCACCATCTCATTGTGCACCAGGCAGAGAAAATGCCAAAGAAATTTTTGAATATAGAGATAGTTCAGAACTTGCCAAACAATGGTTCGCATCTGGGTACAATTCGTACGAATCGGTACCGGATACGGAACTCACCCCCATCCAAAAAATTCAAAAGGAGGCACACCTCACTGGCAGGGTTCACTTCGACAATCTAAAGCTGAGTGAATACTTAGCTAATGTGACAAAATCTGTCGCATTTTTGGATTTTGAATCAATCAACCCATACCTTCCGATTTATCCCGAAACAAAACCCTTCCAACACATACCTTACTTGTATTCCCTTCATATTTGGAATCGTGAAACTGATACGTTAACGCACAAAACGTACTTACATGAAGACGTGGCGAGTGACCCAAGAAAGCATGTGTTATTCCATTTGCAAAATGACCTTCCAAGAGACATTACCATCTTTTCGTTTAACGATTTCTTTGAAAAATTGATCATCCAAGAAACGACAAACGTATTCCCTGAGTACTTAGAGTTTTGGGATTCAGTCAAATCGATGTTTATCGATCTTGCCCTTCCGTTTAAAAAACTTTGGATTTACCACCCTGGGCAGAACGGAAAGGCATCTTTAAAGGAAATCCTACCTTGTTTTAGCAATGAAAGCCATATTGGGCTCACCATCCGAGAAGGACAGGATGCAAATTACCAATATTTGAGATTAATAAAAAAGCAGGTGACAGCCGAAGAAAAAAAACGTGTTTTGGAGGATTTGATAGCTTACTGCAAATTAGATAGTTATGGTTTGTATTTAATCTATAGAATGTTACAAGAAAAATTATCGGTTATTTAA
- a CDS encoding alpha/beta hydrolase: MLGIKKSVTQLVFSLPENWISALARRNNLNEPNALDPRCALACNIAKYLPKMEQMSPEKARKHYRDQMRLFEEAEFPIPHIEDKLIPTPSASFIPIRVYNANPQKRNLPTILFFHGGGLSIGNLDTHDSFCRKLSHYTKSIVIAVDYRLAPEHPYPAAHEDAWLAYQYVRNSAYIFGGSPKAIAVCGDSAGALLATTLCLRAKKSNVQAPIYQALLYPMLDTSKESDTYDLFGENYVLTKSLMRWFIQNYLPQTKDRSLVQNSPVLADTKELKGLPPTYIGIAGFDPLREEAETYAKHLQTAGVKVEERHFPSLVHGYIQLSGLIPKAKEAEEDLFQSLLRFFSQIKI, from the coding sequence ATGTTAGGTATCAAAAAATCAGTCACACAACTTGTCTTTTCCTTACCTGAGAATTGGATTTCCGCGCTCGCACGAAGAAACAATTTGAACGAGCCGAATGCATTAGACCCACGTTGTGCACTTGCTTGTAACATCGCAAAGTACCTACCCAAAATGGAACAAATGAGTCCAGAAAAAGCGCGAAAACATTACCGCGATCAAATGAGACTCTTCGAAGAGGCGGAATTTCCGATTCCCCATATCGAAGACAAACTCATCCCAACTCCCAGTGCTTCTTTTATCCCTATCCGTGTCTACAATGCAAACCCTCAAAAAAGAAACCTTCCTACCATTCTCTTTTTCCATGGAGGAGGACTTAGCATTGGTAACTTGGACACACATGATTCCTTTTGTCGTAAATTGTCTCATTATACGAAAAGCATCGTGATTGCAGTGGATTACCGTTTGGCACCAGAGCACCCTTACCCAGCCGCTCATGAAGATGCATGGCTTGCCTACCAATATGTTCGCAATTCTGCCTATATCTTTGGCGGGTCTCCAAAGGCCATTGCCGTTTGCGGAGACAGTGCAGGGGCACTCCTTGCCACCACACTTTGTTTACGCGCCAAAAAAAGCAATGTGCAAGCTCCGATCTACCAAGCCTTACTTTACCCTATGCTTGATACTTCCAAAGAATCAGATACATACGATCTCTTCGGAGAAAATTATGTCTTAACAAAATCGCTCATGCGATGGTTCATCCAAAATTATCTCCCACAAACCAAAGATAGAAGTTTGGTTCAAAATTCGCCAGTTTTGGCAGACACCAAAGAACTAAAAGGCCTCCCGCCCACTTATATTGGCATCGCAGGGTTTGATCCACTCCGAGAAGAAGCAGAAACCTATGCCAAACACCTGCAAACAGCAGGCGTTAAGGTGGAAGAACGACATTTCCCTTCCCTTGTGCATGGGTACATCCAGTTGTCGGGGCTCATTCCGAAAGCAAAAGAAGCAGAAGAAGACCTTTTCCAGTCCCTCCTCCGTTTTTTTTCGCAAATAAAAATCTAA
- a CDS encoding LIC13212 family protein yields the protein MMLRYSILLCYLLGMTALFAEKPASVTLKERDSQKQIDLQRKNGFGDNEIDTLHASIIGNLRKIKKLQELGVDKTAAQYLAQTPQEHKELYKKDKDGKPYMEIKLPQGQSYIDWPTVFLYDGIAYIYPKEDFSDLDKIILSFRRVNADGTIHVKEMRRLINPSPRSESPDKDEKGEAKLDTNSDIRLEYYRSLTSDTIWPNDPVQPAEADIAMVLNDEKDPLPYDKQKHIMRSYKKMLRKIAKHTAFKLRSVELDQKQMITKILDYNTN from the coding sequence ATGATGCTACGATATTCCATTCTTCTCTGTTACCTACTGGGAATGACTGCTCTTTTTGCAGAAAAACCAGCCTCCGTTACCTTAAAGGAAAGGGACTCCCAAAAACAAATCGACTTACAAAGGAAAAATGGTTTTGGTGATAACGAAATTGATACCCTACACGCAAGCATCATTGGAAACCTGCGAAAGATTAAAAAACTCCAAGAATTGGGAGTCGACAAAACGGCAGCCCAATATCTTGCCCAAACCCCACAAGAACATAAAGAATTATACAAAAAAGATAAAGATGGAAAACCTTATATGGAAATCAAATTACCACAAGGACAATCTTACATTGATTGGCCTACGGTGTTTTTGTATGATGGAATTGCTTACATTTACCCAAAAGAAGATTTTAGCGACTTAGACAAAATCATCCTTTCATTTCGAAGGGTGAATGCAGATGGAACCATCCATGTAAAGGAAATGCGTAGGCTCATCAACCCATCACCAAGATCGGAAAGTCCTGACAAAGATGAAAAAGGGGAAGCTAAATTGGATACAAATTCTGACATTCGATTAGAATACTATCGTTCCTTGACATCAGATACCATTTGGCCAAATGATCCAGTGCAACCTGCAGAAGCAGACATTGCGATGGTGTTAAATGATGAGAAAGATCCTCTCCCTTATGACAAACAAAAACACATTATGAGGTCTTACAAAAAGATGTTACGTAAGATTGCAAAACATACTGCATTCAAATTACGTAGTGTAGAGTTGGATCAAAAACAAATGATCACAAAAATTTTGGATTATAATACAAACTAA